CCTGCCCTGCTAAACCGCAGGTCTTGGCCAGGGGTTCCAGGATTCAAGTGACGTTCTCTCGACCCCTTGACCCCTCGACCCCCTGACCCCTTCTTTATAGTATTCCTCATCTTCTTCCCTTCATTCTTGCTGACCTCTTCACAAGTCCATCATAATGCCTCAAGATAAGATGGGACTCTATCTGCTGTATAGTATCGAGGGCAACCCCCACTACTATTAAGAGTGCAGTTCCCCCGAAATAGAAAGGAACATTAAATTTCTTCACTAACAAGGTGGGGAGGACGCATACAAACGATACGTAAACAGCACCTACAAGTGTTACCCTTGAAAGTACCTTCTCTATGTACTCTGATGTTCTCTTGCCTGGTCTTAAACCAGGTATATACCCTCCATATTTTTTCATATTATCCGCCACATTATCCGGGTTAAAAACTATTGCTGTATAAAAGAAACAAAAAAATATGATAAAACCGATATATAGAAATTCGTGGAGAAACCCCCCCGGAGTAAGAAGCTCAGAGAATTTCTTCATATAGGGGTGATTGATGAAACTCGCAATCGTTGCAGGGAACATAAGGATTGATGAGGCAAATATTGGAGGAATTACACCCGCAGTATTGACTTTTAGTGGCAAATGTGTGGCTTGCCCCCCGTAAATCCTTCTGCCAACCACCCTCTTTGCATATTGGACTGGTATTTTCCTCTGGGATGTCTCCATGAATATAATAAACCCAACGACGACGAGCATCATTGCTGTAAGTAAAAACACAACAAACCAGTTCATCTCCCCACTATCCACAAGGCTCACTGTGCCGGCTATGGCGTTGGGCATTCTTGCTACAATACCAGCAAATATAATAAGGGATATTCCATTGCCTATACCTTTTTCTGTAATCTGTTCGCCAAGCCACATTATGAAAGATGTTCCTCCTGTAAGTGTAATCATCGTCATAAGCCTGAAACTCCATCCAGGATTATATACAACAAGCTCTCCGCCTGCCCCTCTCATCTGTTCCAGGCCGATGCTAATACCAAAACCTTGAATAAGGCTTATAATTACTGTTCCATATCTTGTATACTGTGTTATCTTTCTTCTGCCTGCTTCCCCCTCTTTTGAGAGACGCTCAAGGGTTGGGATTACTACTGTTAAAAGTTGTAGTATAATCGAAGCGCTTATATATGGCATTATCCCAAGGGCAAAAACCGAAAGCCTTTCGAGTCCCCCGCCTGCAAACATATCGAAAAAACCGAGGAGTGTCCCCTTTGCCCTTTCAAATATGCTTGCCAGTACATTACCATCTATACCAGGTGTAGGTATATGAACACCTATTCTATATACGGCAAGTAATACAAGGGTTGCGATTATTCTGCGTTTAAGCTCAGGGATTTTTCCAATATTCTGGAAACCTCCCATTAAATCAATACCTCCACATCTCCACCTTGTGCCTTGATCTTTTCTATAGCCTTTTTAGATGCCTTATGAACCATTACCTTAATTGGAAAATCTATATCCCCATCAGACAGGAGTTTTACACCATTTTTTATATTACCCACCAATTTAGCTTCTAAAAAATCCTGAATACTCACCTTTTCTTTACCTCTAAACACTACAAGATCTTTTATCTTTACAAGTGCATATTCATATCTGAATGGATTTCGAAACCCCCTTTTGGGGATCCTTCGCGTGAGAGGCATCTGGCCGCCTTCAAAGCCTTTTCCTTTTGTGCCTCCGCTCGTTGACCGCTGCCCTTTGTTGCCATATCCGGCCGTTGTCCCATGGCCTGATCCCGTGCCCCTTCCTATCCTTTTTCTCTTCTTCTTTGACCCTTCAGACGGTTTTAAATCAGAAAGTTTCATTTATCGAACATCCTCCACAATTTCTAACAGATGCATCACCTTTTTAACCATGCCCCTTATCTCAGGGGTATTCTTCACAACCTTTTCTTCGTAAAGCTTTTTAAATCCAAGGCTTTTTATAGTATCTCTCTGGTCTTTTGTACGCCCTATAGCGCTTTTTATCCACTTTATCTTGAGATAAGCCACGTTATCCCTCCTCGCCCTTTATCTTTCCCCTCTGCTTTAATGCCATCTCGGGCAATTTCAACATTGACAGCCCTTTCACAGTAGCCTTTACTACATTATGAAAGTTCCTTGAACCATAACATTTAGTCAATATATTTGTTATACCAGCCACCTCAACAACAGCCCTCACTGCCCTGCTTGCTATAACACCTGTTCCTTCACTTGCTGGCTTCATAAATACCTGGCTGGCACCGTACTTAGCCATAACCTCATGGGGAATTGTACCCTTCGATACCGGAACTTCAATAATATCCTTTTTGGCCCGTTCAACTGCCTTTCTTATCGCATCAGGCACTTCCTTTGCTTTTCCCAAACCAAAACCAACGCGGCCGTTCCCATCCCCAACCACAACTATCGCACTGAAACTAAATCTCCTTCCACCTTTTACAACCTTTGCAACCCGATTTATGTAAACTAACCTATCCTGTAGCTCAAGTCCATCCGGTTCAATGCGCTTTTTCTCAACCAATACGTAGCCTCCTCTTAAAATATTAACCCGGCTTCCCTTGCACCTTCTGCAAGGGCTTTAACCCTGCCATGATATTTGAATCCATTCCTATCGAATACAACATGTTTAATGCCCAGTTCCTGCGCCTTTTTACCTATGTACTCACCAACCTTTTTAGCCCCCTCAATATTACCACCATGTTTTATCTGCGCTTTTACATCTTTATTTAAAGTTGATACACCGGTGATCACCTTATCTTTTGTATCATCTATAACCTGCGCATACATCTGTTTCAAGCTTTTATATACGCAGAGTCTTGGCTTATCCATGCTGCCAGCAATCTTTTTTCTAATTCTTTTCTTTCTTCTTGATCTTGCTTCTACCTTCTCTTTTCTCCGCATCCCTTACTCCTTACTTCCCGCTTTTACCTGCCTTCTTCTTCAGTTTTTCATCTGCGTACTTCACACCCTTATTTTTATATACATCTGGCTTCCTTAATGCCCTTATCTTTGCTGCTATTTCTCCCACAAGCTCTTTATCTGATCCCTTTATGGTTAATAAGGTTTGTTTCTCAACCTGTGCCTTTATCCCCTCAGGCAAGGGAAATGT
Above is a window of Pseudomonadota bacterium DNA encoding:
- the rplO gene encoding 50S ribosomal protein L15; its protein translation is MKLSDLKPSEGSKKKRKRIGRGTGSGHGTTAGYGNKGQRSTSGGTKGKGFEGGQMPLTRRIPKRGFRNPFRYEYALVKIKDLVVFRGKEKVSIQDFLEAKLVGNIKNGVKLLSDGDIDFPIKVMVHKASKKAIEKIKAQGGDVEVLI
- the secY gene encoding preprotein translocase subunit SecY; this translates as MGGFQNIGKIPELKRRIIATLVLLAVYRIGVHIPTPGIDGNVLASIFERAKGTLLGFFDMFAGGGLERLSVFALGIMPYISASIILQLLTVVIPTLERLSKEGEAGRRKITQYTRYGTVIISLIQGFGISIGLEQMRGAGGELVVYNPGWSFRLMTMITLTGGTSFIMWLGEQITEKGIGNGISLIIFAGIVARMPNAIAGTVSLVDSGEMNWFVVFLLTAMMLVVVGFIIFMETSQRKIPVQYAKRVVGRRIYGGQATHLPLKVNTAGVIPPIFASSILMFPATIASFINHPYMKKFSELLTPGGFLHEFLYIGFIIFFCFFYTAIVFNPDNVADNMKKYGGYIPGLRPGKRTSEYIEKVLSRVTLVGAVYVSFVCVLPTLLVKKFNVPFYFGGTALLIVVGVALDTIQQIESHLILRHYDGLVKRSARMKGRR
- the rpmD gene encoding 50S ribosomal protein L30; translation: MAYLKIKWIKSAIGRTKDQRDTIKSLGFKKLYEEKVVKNTPEIRGMVKKVMHLLEIVEDVR
- the rpsE gene encoding 30S ribosomal protein S5 → MVEKKRIEPDGLELQDRLVYINRVAKVVKGGRRFSFSAIVVVGDGNGRVGFGLGKAKEVPDAIRKAVERAKKDIIEVPVSKGTIPHEVMAKYGASQVFMKPASEGTGVIASRAVRAVVEVAGITNILTKCYGSRNFHNVVKATVKGLSMLKLPEMALKQRGKIKGEEG
- the rplR gene encoding 50S ribosomal protein L18: MRRKEKVEARSRRKKRIRKKIAGSMDKPRLCVYKSLKQMYAQVIDDTKDKVITGVSTLNKDVKAQIKHGGNIEGAKKVGEYIGKKAQELGIKHVVFDRNGFKYHGRVKALAEGAREAGLIF